In Procambarus clarkii isolate CNS0578487 chromosome 50, FALCON_Pclarkii_2.0, whole genome shotgun sequence, one genomic interval encodes:
- the LOC123772773 gene encoding hornerin yields the protein MIVGEAGADYPVHPRVPETSFRCEEQESPGYYADPETDCQVFHICVGRQRRVRQYSFLCPNGTIFSQQYLVCVWWYDFDCDLATTYYSVNVALFADTPMPSFPRSGETFIGVDLRSGGAAQVGGGAGGADSTGRQLSSKQGGPGLAGRQLSSKQGGAGLAGRQLSSKQGGPGLAGRQLSSKQGGPGLVGRQVSSKQGGPDSTARPPISTGRPPISTGRPPISTGRPLIQTGKPPISTRRPPISTGRPPISTRGSQPDSSRGSSGDFDDQSGFDSPNLLGNSIRDNGFGPGLNGFGLPRSQTKLSPRLQPSGFGAEEDEEKRRHDSGKEYEGSSQEELRFGSDQRQEGFGSDQGQEGFGSDQGQEGFGSDQGQEGFGSDQGQEGFGSDQGQRGFGSDHGQEGFGSDQGQEGFGSDHGQEGFGSDQGQEGFGSDQGQEGFGSDQGQEGFGSDQGQEGFGSDQGQGGFGSDQGQVGFGSDQGQEGFGSDQGQEGFGSDQGQEGFGSDQGQEGFGSDQGQEGFGSDQGQEGFGSSLGQGFGSDQGQGEFGSSLGQGFGSDQGQEGYGSSLGQGFGSDQGQEGFGSDQGQEGFGSDQGQEGFGSDQGQEGFGSDQGQGGFGSDQGQRGFGSDQGQGGFGSDQGQGGFGSDQRQEGVGSDQGQEGFGLDKGQEGFGSDQGQEGFGSDQNPGQKSQETGSGLDHEQQFHSEQEQTGIISNQKLEDIDVNQVRTGFDTVQEQGGYSSGQEQEGFGTAQEQGGFGTVQEQGGFGTLQEQGGFGTVQEQGGFGTVQEQGGFGTVQEQGGFGTVQEQGGFGTVQEQGGFGTVQEQGGFGTVQEQGGFGTVQEQGGFGTVQEQGGFGTVQEQGGFGTVQEQGGFGTVQEQGGFGTVQEQGGFGTVQEQGGFGTVQEQEGFGTVQEQGGFGTVQEQGGFGTVQEQGGFGTVQEQGGFGTVQEQGGFGTVQEQGGFGTVQEQGGFGTVQEQGGFGTVQEQGGFGTVQELGRFDTVQEQGGFGTVQEQGGFGTVQEQGGFGSGKEDEGFGINEEQRGFNNGQEHRGFGTDQEQGGYNSGQEQVGLGSGQEQGGFGPVQTQEGFSSGQTQGGFSSGQTQEGFSSGQTQEGFSSGQTQEGFGSGQTQEGFSSGQTQEGFSSGQTQEGFGSGQSQEGFGSGQSQEGFSIEQTQVRFGTTQEQKEFGVSQEQEGFGSDQDQGRFGTDQTQKGYSIGQEQKGFESKGETEGFDTNQGSVGAPSALGQGSSDPTGMNFIKEVGASGQTAFGQGDLTQGGGLVSVRDHDDSALGQTRSGAQSQQDFASGQFSSSSSGGTGHGTLSQVAFGQSATSGLGQQGQDSNIGEKGYSVSGPGIDPKSQPSSSISDEISANLDSRTVNIKSEVILNGDQGSSISSHSNEYQANSGFQSTGINSVQGVGSLVNTGTVAGSGPAGQQDGVQAQVFRDSGSFSTTGTLKGNEVLLIDGFVNSQNNQNQFQSQNQYQSNQVEGLQNQGQFETSQNQLQSSQTLFQGNHGQLPEQDQHKSFQSQSQSSQGFQSQLQSNINQQNTDVLQASRGYNYNTPQSQAVPKSGNVVQPASDIEKDVQEPVPQGISDNLSTTAGDSEFVVDIRTAILSQIASASKNENPTPEPTFSPVESSIQTGASTSQDQLPSSKVPFQSSQAQFQGNQNEFQSNISSSHLVPGSGMVIEPASDIQKSVQGSVLVLHMDSNNRVINPGDSAFTVDDRISFPSQSKPYSNNETPTPEPEPGFSPVQPGSQSEISVDQNQFQSSHVEFKSFQSQLQSNLNQQNTDILQASRGYNYNTPQSQVVPNSGNVVQPASDIEKDVQEPVPQGISDDLSTTAGDSEFVVDIRTAILSQIASASNDENPTPEPTFTPVEPSIQTGPSISQDQLPSSKDQFQSQVFQDFNFKTPSAHQGVVAQPASNMQSGFQVILEPGISPDSSPSTAGSGFFIHDSSGPSNQIDSSPRQEDPTPEPTFSPGQPGSLTEAVVVPVEPVRMGGTGSLGFTAVHLGTQQGSSTLGTGIRSSGGATSVAFDLTPLRTYIPPTREFTLSKPADSHGTKVIFQSATSDKSSQSSSLSPAPLSHTNNLKQEVLAPVTQQQQSFKFPTQHGVASSGDLSALLQGYLPPINDISQVRTSAILSSPPLPSSSVSAGSSFTSSSPPLPSSSVSAGSSFTSSSPPLPSSSVSAGSSFTSSSPPLPSSSVSAGSSFTSSSPPLPSSSVSAGSSFTSSSPPLPSSSVSAGSSFTSSSPSVLSFSSSPDNTVLHGSSVPSFSSSTTTTGQASYSGTSQGPTSSLISSFFPSQSLAPASHSSASSKVSSHGSSSSSFLSLSSSSSSSSTSRGSSSSGISILPAITVPIHSASSVSLPSSSASSLLSELKTHMNEQQQGNQILKQQQGNQILLINDNDVKSGAPGGVVLPLEQHYLPPASRPDSRTIRHISSGGRKIYVTPVPEKEHRQAHQLQHQQQQQQQQRQQHHHQQQHQQHQQAQQQHQQAQQQHQQALQQHQQRSTERRQTFRPSIQLTANMNTREFAPKNPTHLLGRGFVPPTRTGDVTRSSYVHQASLASTSSFPANKYKLSWKRNGASQT from the exons ATGATAGTTGGGGAGGCTGGTGCCGATTATCCTGTCCACCCTCGCGTCCCTGAAACAAGTTTCAG ATGCGAGGAGCAAGAGTCGCCTGGGTACTACGCCGACCCGGAAACAGACTGTCAGGTCTTCCACATCTGCGTAGGGCGCCAACGAAGAGTTCGACAGTATTCCTTCCTCTGCCCGAACGGCACCATCTTCAGTCAGCAGTACCTGGTGTGCGTCTGGTGGTACGACTTCGACTGCGACCTCGCCACCACCTACTACAGCGTCAACGTGGCTCTCTTCGCGGACACCCCGATGCCTTCCTTTCCCCGATCTGGCGAGACCTTCATCGGTGTGGATCTTCGCTCTGGCGGGGCTGCGCAAGTTGGTGGGGGTGCAGGAGGGGCTGACTCAACAGGAAGGCAGCTCAGTTCTAAACAAGGAGGGCCTGGATTAGCAGGAAGGCAGCTCAGTTCCAAACAAGGAGGGGCTGGATTAGCAGGAAGGCAGCTCAGTTCCAAACAAGGAGGGCCTGGATTAGCAGGAAGGCAGCTCAGTTCCAAACAAGGAGGGCCTGGATTAGTAGGAAGGCAGGTCAGTTCTAAACAAGGAGGACCTGACTCAACAGCACGACCGCCCATATCAACAGGAAGACCGCCCATTTCAACAGGAAGACCGCCCATTTCAACGGGAAGACCCCTCATTCAAACAGGAAAACCACCCATTTCAACGAGAAGACCGCCCATTTCAACAGGACGACCACCCATTTCAACACGAGGAAGCCAGCCCGATTCCTCAAGAGGTTCTTCAGGTGACTTCGACGATCAAAGTGGCTTCGATTCTCCAAACCTACTGGGAAACAGCATCAGAGACAACGGTTTCGGTCCAGGCCTCAATGGTTTTGGTCTTCCAAGGAGTCAGACCAAACTGAGCCCGAGGCTACAGCCCAGTGGCTTCGGGGCTGAAGAAGACGAGGAGAAAAGAAGACACGATTCAGGGAAGGAATATGAAGGTTCAAGTCAAGAAGAATTAAGATTCGGCTCAGATCAAAGACAAGAAGGATTCGGTTCAGATCAGGGACAAGAAGGATTCGGCTCAGATCAGGGACAAGAAGGATTCGGTTCAGATCAGGGACAAGAAGGATTCGGCTCAGATCAGGGACAAGAAGGATTCGGCTCAGATCAGGGACAAAGAGGATTCGGCTCAGATCATGGACAAGAAGGATTCGGCTCAGATCAGGGACAAGAAGGATTCGGTTCAGATCATGGACAAGAAGGATTCGGCTCAGATCAGGGACAAGAAGGATTCGGCTCAGATCAGGGACAAGAAGGATTCGGCTCAGATCAGGGACAAGAAGGATTCGGCTCAGATCAGGGACAAGAAGGATTCGGCTCAGATCAGGGACAAGGAGGATTCGGCTCAGATCAGGGACAAGTAGGATTTGGCTCAGATCAAGGACAAGAAGGATTCGGCTCAGATCAAGGACAAGAAGGATTTGGCTCAGATCAGGGACAAGAAGGATTCGGCTCAGATCAAGGACAAGAAGGATTCGGCTCAGATCAGGGACAAGAAGGATTCGGCTCAGATCAGGGACAAGAAGGATTCGGCTCATCTCTAGGACAAGGATTCGGCTCAGATCAGGGACAAGGAGAATTCGGCTCATCTCTAGGACAAGGATTCGGCTCAGATCAGGGACAAGAAGGATATGGCTCATCTCTAGGACAAGGATTCGGCTCAGATCAGGGACAAGAAGGATTCGGCTCAGATCAGGGACAAGAAGGATTCGGCTCAGATCAGGGACAAGAAGGATTCGGCTCAGATCAGGGACAAGAAGGATTCGGCTCAGATCAGGGACAAGGAGGATTCGGTTCAGATCAAGGACAAAGAGGATTCGGCTCAGATCAAGGACAAGGAGGATTCGGCTCAGATCAGGGACAAGGAGGATTCGGCTCAGATCAGAGACAAGAAGGAGTCGGCTCAGATCAGGGACAAGAAGGATTCGGCTTAGATAAGGGACAAGAAGGATTCGGCTCAGATCAAGGACAAGAAGGATTCGGCTCAGATCAGAATCCAGGGCAGAAATCGCAGGAAACCGGATCTGGCTTGGATCATGAACAGCAGTTCCATTCAGAACAGGAACAAACAGGAATTATTTCGAATCAAAAACTTGAGGACATTGATGTTAACCAGGTAAGAACAGGATTCGATACTGTCCAAGAACAGGGAGGATATAGTAGTGGCCAAGAACAGGAAGGATTTGGAACTGCCCAAGAACAGGGAGGATTTGGAACTGTCCAGGAACAGGGAGGATTTGGTACTCTCCAGGAACAGGGAGGATTTGGTACTGTCCAGGAACAGGGAGGATTTGGTACTGTCCAGGAACAGGGAGGATTTGGTACTGTCCAGGAACAGGGAGGATTTGGTACTGTCCAGGAACAGGGAGGATTTGGAACTGTCCAGGAACAGGGAGGATTTGGAACTGTCCAGGAACAGGGAGGATTTGGTACTGTCCAGGAACAGGGAGGATTTGGAACTGTCCAGGAACAGGGAGGATTTGGAACTGTCCAGGAACAGGGAGGATTTGGAACTGTCCAGGAACAGGGAGGATTTGGTACTGTCCAGGAACAGGGAGGATTTGGTACTGTCCAGGAACAGGGAGGATTTGGTACTGTCCAGGAACAGGGAGGATTTGGTACTGTCCAAGAACAGGGAGGATTTGGTACTGTCCAGGAACAGGAAGGATTTGGTACTGTCCAGGAACAGGGAGGATTTGGTACTGTCCAGGAACAGGGAGGATTTGGTACTGTCCAAGAACAGGGAGGATTTGGTACTGTCCAAGAACAGGGAGGATTTGGTACTGTCCAGGAACAGGGAGGATTTGGTACTGTCCAGGAACAGGGAGGATTTGGTACTGTCCAGGAACAAGGAGGATTTGGTACTGTCCAGGAACAGGGAGGATTTGGTACTGTTCAGGAACAGGGAGGATTTGGTACTGTCCAAGAACTTGGAAGATTTGATACTGTCCAGGAACAGGGAGGATTTGGAACTGTCCAAGAACAGGGAGGATTTGGTACTGTTCAGGAACAGGGAGGATTTGGAAGTGGCAAAGAAGACGAAGGATTTGGTATCAACGAAGAACAAAGAGGATTTAATAATGGCCAAGAACATAGAGGATTTGGTACTGACCAAGAACAGGGAGGATATAATAGTGGCCAAGAACAGGTTGGATTAGGTTCTGGACAAGAACAGGGAGGATTTGGCCCTGTCCAAACACAGGAAGGATTTAGTTCTGGCCAAACTCAGGGAGGATTTAGTTCTGGCCAAACACAGGAAGGATTTAGTTCTGGCCAAACTCAGGAAGGATTTAGTTCTGGCCAAACACAGGAAGGATTTGGTTCTGGCCAAACACAGGAAGGATTTAGTTCTGGCCAAACACAGGAAGGATTTAGTTCTGGCCAAACACAGGAAGGATTTGGTTCTGGCCAAAGTCAGGAAGGATTTGGTTCTGGCCAAAGTCAGGAAGGATTTAGCATTGAACAAACGCAGGTAAGATTTGGAACTACCCAAGAACAGAAAGAATTTGGTGTTAGTCAAGAACAGGAAGGATTTGGTAGTGACCAAGACCAGGGAAGATTTGGCACTGACCAAACACAAAAAGGATATAGTATTGGCCAAGAACAGAAAGGATTCGAATCAAAGGGGGAAACAGAAGGATTTGACACGAATCAGGGCTCAGTTGGTGCGCCATCTGCCTTGGGACAAGGCAGTTCAGATCCAACTGGAATGAACTTTATCAAAGAAGTGGGTGCCTCTGGGCAAACTGCCTTTGGTCAAGGTGATCTGACGCAAGGAGGCGGCTTAGTTTCAGTCCGAGATCACGATGACTCTGCCTTAGGCCAGACTAGATCAGGTGCCCAGAGTCAGCAAGACTTTGCATCAGGCCAATTCAGTAGCAGCAGCTCTGGTGGCACTGGACACGGTACTCTCAGTCAGGTTGCCTTTGGTCAGAGTGCCACCAGTGGACTGGGTCAGCAAGGCCAAGATTCGAACATAGGGGAGAAAGGGTATAGCGTCTCCGGTCCTGGAATCGACCCCAAGTCACAGCCATCAAGTTCCATCAGTGATGAAATATCTGCAAATTTAGACTCCAGAACCGTGAATATAAAAAGCGAGGTGATCTTGAATGGCGACCAAGGCTCCTCTATCAGTTCTCATAGTAATGAGTACCAGGCCAATAGTGGCTTTCAGAGTACCGGTATCAATAGCGTCCAGGGTGTAGGTTCCTTAGTTAATACTGGCACTGTGGCCGGTAGCGGGCCTGCTGGTCAGCAGGATGGGGTTCAAGCGCAGGTCTTCCGGGATTCAGGAAGTTTCTCCACGACAGGTACTCTTAAGGGTAATGAGGTACTCTTAATTGATGGTTTCGTAAACAGCCAAAATAATCAAAATCAATTCCAAAGCCAAAATCAATACCAAAGTAACCAAGTGGAGGGTTTACAAAATCAAGGTCAATTCGAAACCTCTCAAAATCAGCTTCAGAGTAGCCAAACTTTGTTCCAGGGAAACCATGGGCAGTTGCCAGAACAGGATCAACACAAAAGTTTCCAGAGTCAATCCCAGAGCAGCCAAGGCTTTCAGAGTCAGCTCCAGAGCAACATAAACCAGCAAAACACAGATGTACTCCAAGCTTCACGAGGTTATAATTACAATACCCCACAATCACAGGCTGTACCCAAATCTGGCAATGTGGTACAACCAGCCAGTGATATTGAGAAAGACGTCCAAGAACCTGTCCCTCAAGGCATCTCCGATAATTTGTCTACCACTGCGGGGGATTCTGAATTTGTTGTTGACATCCGAACAGCTATTTTGAGCCAAATCGCATCAGCTTCCAAAAATGAAAACCCAACACCTGAGCCTACGTTCAGCCCAGTTGAGTCTAGCATCCAGACAGGGGCATCGACTAGTCAGGACCAACTTCCTAGCAGCAAAGTTCCATTCCAGAGCAGCCAGGCTCAATTCCAAGGAAATCAGAATGAGTTCCAGAGCAACATCTCGTCATCGCATCTTGTTCCTGGGTCTGGTATGGTGATAGAACCAGCCAGTGATATCCAAAAAAGCGTCCAAGGATCTGTCCTTGTCCTTCACATGGATTCAAATAATAGAGTTATCAATCCTGGGGATTCTGCATTTACCGTTGATGATCGGATAAGTTTTCCAAGCCAGAGTAAACCATATTCCAACAATGAAACCCCAACACCTGAACCTGAACCAGGGTTTAGTCCGGTGCAGCCAGGCAGCCAATCAGAAATATCAGTTGATCAGAACCAATTTCAAAGCAGCCACGTTGAGTTCAAAAGTTTTCAGAGTCAGCTCCAGAGCAACTTAAACCAGCAAAACACAGATATACTCCAAGCTTCACGAGGTTATAATTACAATACCCCACAATCACAGGTTGTACCCAACTCTGGCAATGTGGTACAACCAGCCAGTGATATTGAGAAAGACGTCCAAGAACCTGTCCCTCAAGGCATCTCCGATGATTTGTCTACCACTGCGGGGGATTCTGAATTTGTTGTTGACATCCGAACTGCTATTTTAAGCCAAATCGCATCAGCTTCCAATGATGAAAACCCAACACCTGAGCCTACGTTCACTCCAGTTGAGCCTAGCATCCAGACAGGGCCATCGATTAGTCAGGACCAACTTCCTAGTAGCAAAGATCAATTCCAAAGCCAAGTATTTCAAGATTTCAATTTCAAGACCCCATCAGCACACCAGGGTGTTGTGGCACAACCAGCCAGCAATATGCAAAGTGGCTTCCAGGTAATATTGGAACCAGGCATCTCACCAGATTCATCCCCCTCTACTGCGGGTTCTGGATTTTTCATTCACGATAGTTCAGGTCCTTCGAACCAGATTGACTCATCACCCAGGCAAGAAGACCCAACACCTGAGCCAACCTTCAGCCCAGGTCAACCCGGCAGCCTAACAGAAGCAGTGGTTGTGCCTGTGGAACCTGTCAGGATGGGTGGCACTGGTTCACTAGGGTTCACTGCAGTTCACTTGGGTACTCAGCAAGGAAGTAGCACCTTGGGGACAGGCATCAGATCTTCAGGAGGCGCCACTAGTGTCGCATTTGATCTTACTCCTTTAAGAACGTATATCCCACCCACCAGGGAGTTCACTCTTTCCAAACCTGCTGACTCGCATGGTACCAAAGTCATATTCCAATCAGCTACTAGCGACAAATCCTCACAGAGTTCCTCCTTATCTCCTGCTCCTCTCTCTCATACCAACAACCTCAAGCAGGAAGTCTTAGCTCCTGTTACCCAACAGCAACAATCATTCAAATTCCCAACGCAACATGGTGTCGCATCCTCAGGTGACCTGTCGGCCCTCCTTCAGGGATACCTTCCACCTATTAACGACATCTCACAAGTCAGAACAAGCGCCATCCTCTCCTCCCCACCATTGCCCTCCTCGTCGGTATCGGCAGGATCTTCGTTTACaagttcctccccaccattaccctcatcGTCGGTATCGGCAGGATCTTCGTTTACAAGTTCCTCCCCACCGTTGCCCTCCTCGTCGGTATCGGCAGGATCTTCGTTTACAAGTTCTTCCCCACCATTGCCCTCCTCGTCGGTATCGGCAGGATCTTCGTTTACAAGTTCCTCCCCACCATTGCCCTCCTCGTCGGTATCGGCAGGATCTTCGTTTACAAGTTCCTCCCCACCATTGCCCTCCTCGTCGGTATCGGCAGGATCTTCGTTTACAAGTTCTTCCCCATCAGTTCTAAGTTTCTCCAGTTCTCCAGACAACACTGTTCTTCACGGTTCTTCAGTGCCATCTTTCTCCTCCTCAACCACCACGACAGGACAGGCATCTTACTCTGGTACTTCTCAAGGGCCAACGTCAAGTCTTATTTCCTCATTCTTTCCATCTCAATCGTTAGCACCGGCTTCTCATTCCTCGGCATCATCGAAGGTTTCATCACATGGGTCATCATCTTCATCATTCCTTTCTCTGTCTtcttcttcatcatcatcatctacaTCCCGTGGCTCATCATCGTCAGGCATTTCCATACTGCCCGCCATCACAGTGCCTATACACTCTGCGTCATCAGTATCTCTGCCCTCTAGCTCTGCCTCATCCCTCCTGTCTGAACTCAAAACCCATATGAACGAGCAGCAACAGGGCAATCAGATCCTCAAGCAGCAACAAGGAAATCAGATCCTCCTAATCAACGACAACGACGTCAAAAGCGGAGCTCCTGGGGGCGTCGTGTTGCCACTGGAGCAACACTACCTTCCCCCAGCAAGCAGACCAGATTCCCGTACTATACG